The Vibrio sp. 10N DNA window TCCAATGGTACCTCGTTGACTTCGGTGAGTTGCCTTCCCCCGAGCTAAGTCGTTTAATTGTGCTCTCCATGACGTTTATTACTTGCGGTATACAGACTTTCTGTAGTGCATTCATTATCGGAGTAATGGGTATTAAACAGACTGATTAAGAGACTAGGCCGTCTGGAGACGAGTTCTAATAGTTAGACGGCGCATGTTAAGGTTGTTTGGATTTACCAATGGGGACTTCGATTTTTCCGCCAAAGTTTCTATAGGTTCCTGGGCTCATCCCGACGCGCTTTTTGAACATACGAGAAAAATAAGACACATCATTAAATCCACATTGATATGCGACCACAGAGACCTGGCAACGCATATCTTGCTTAAGTAGATCTTTTGCCAAAGAAAGTTTTTTGTTGATCACGTAGTCACGAAAATTCACCCCTAAATGACGATGAAAGGTTTTAGAAAAGTAGGTGACCGAAAGGTTGCAATGCTCCGCCACGTCTTTTTCTTTGAGATTTTTGACTAAATTGTCATCAATGTAAGTAAGCATTTTCGATACGAGTTGCTCTTTGTCACTCATATTGTCTAAAGGTTGGTCTGCTTCTGTATCGACGGTGCGACGAGATGGGGCGTCACTGACAGTATTTAGGCCATAAGCTCTCAGTTTTACATCAAGACTGGCAAAGGCTTTGGTGACATTTTTAGCGTCAACTGGAATATGGGCAAATACCATGTTGTCGTCTATAAAGGAGTCGGGCGTGCCTGTATGATGAACCACCACTAAAGCTCGGCCTAAGTTCTTGCAAATTCTTACACTACGGATAAATAGCGTTTCGTCGACATTACTATCTAGATACAAGAAGGCATATTTTACATGCGCCTCTGTCAAGTAGGAAACATCATCTCCAATATCATTAGGGGAGTAGTTCTCTGTAACGAGTCTGCGAACATTTTCTGGCAGAAACAAGCTTGATTTGCCTAACCAGTACACCATAAATCCACTCTCACTTATGCGACAACTTCACTAAACCTTTCACTTAGCATAGTTGTCCACTCTCAGAATTCAATTTATTGACCAAAAAGTCCTAGCTAAGCAGCTTTAAATCTCACTGTTGAAACGCTGTCTCATGCTAAGTGGTTGTTTTATAGTTTTAGTCTCAAATGTTAGCCAGTTAAGTTAGTCCAGAAGTCTGCTTGTTATAGCAAGAAATTATCATCGAGCTGTGGGGGGATTAGTATTTTAGTTTATTCTTTATTTTATTTAGCTTGGATGCATAAACTTATGGCTTATTCTGTTGCTAATTTAATTAGTTGGCCATGGTGTTTTTTTGTATTTTAATTGGGATAAAATAATCCAATAATTAATCAGAATTGTCCTAACATTTCCATACGCCCATCTCCTAATCTGAAATTGCGTTGAACGGCAATCAATCATAAAGGAGATTAGTCATGTCATCACTTAAAACTTTTATTACACGTTTTATCAAGGAAGAAGATGGTCTTTCAGTTGTAGAGTATGTTCTTGGCGGAGCGCTTATTATTTTGGCATTGGGCGGAAGCGGCGCGTGGGATGCACTTGCTACAGCAGTAAGTAATACTATCGGAGATGCAGAGAGCGGCGGTGCGTAAACAATAACGTAAAACGTCGCGTTACGAGGAGTCGCACTCTAAACGTAGTACTCAAGCAGCGGCTTTTCGTAAACGGGCGGTGATATCACCGCCCGCTGTTTATCTAAAATAAGGGAATGTGAGTCATGAACTTAGCTATATGGACCCTGCTATTTCTTATCGTTGTCTACGATCTCCGAGAGCAAAAAATTCCTAACAAGCTCATAGTGCTGTTGGCACTCATAGTGTTTCTGTCTTTGCTCTCGAATGAAGGGTTTGGCACTGAACAAGCACTGTCGAGTATTGGTGGAGCGGCGTTTGCGTTAGCTATCGGTTTAGTGCTCTATGGTTTGGGTGTTTTTGCAGCGGGTGATGTCAAGTTGATAGCGGTATTGTCTATGTGGCTTGGATATTCCAATGTTGGTAACTTCTACATCTCTTCTGTGTTTTGTGGGGGAGTTATTAGCATCTTTTTTTTACTTGAGCGTTTATCTCAATCAAATACCACATTTCGTGAATCTATCAACAGTTATATAACCAGCAATGTCTACGGTCGAATCCAAAGATCTAAAACCGTCAATCCTATCGTTATCAAAGTGCCTTTTGCACCAGCCATTGTTTCTGGATTGATCGTATTGCCATATTTCAGCTAATAGGAACAAGGAGTGTCCGATGAACGCGTTTACGTCAGCAACAAACCGACCTCAGCTCACAGCTCAAATTGACCCTCCAGTTGTACCAACCAGTTTGAGCGATACCAACGTACCTGTTGCGGTATTAGAAAATCTACTTCTTAAGCATCTGGCGCATGAGGTGAAAGCAGATATTGTACACCTTTCTGAAAAGATGGCGCTTGCTACGCAGCTTGTAGATGATCTGATGTTGACCCTGCGTAAACGTTCGTTGATCGAGGTCTATCAAAAGCACTCTGTGTCTAGCACGGTCAATAGCAAACAGCATGTGCTTTATGGGTTGTCTAATAGTGGATTGCAAGAAGCTGATATTGCATTTCTTAAAGATGCCTATGTTGGGCCTGCACCAGTATCACTTGAAGATTATGAGTATGTTGTGTCCTGTCAGGATATCAGAAGACGCAATATCAACCGAGAGCAAGTAGAGCATGCACTAAAAGATGTACATGGCTCCGATTCGTTAGTCCCGTTTCTGGGGCCTGCGATTAACTCGGGCAGAGCGATTTTGCTTTATGGACACTCGGGTACAGGTAAGAGTTTTGTGGCCGCACAGCTTCTAAATGCTTTCGATACTTCGGTATATGTCCCATATGCTGTTTATACGTCTGGCAATATCATCAAAGTGTTTTCCGGTCACCATCATACTCGTGTTGATAATAATTCTGCCGCTCGTACTGTGTTGCTTGAGCAGCAATACGATCGTCGTTGGGCATTGTGTGAACGTCCAAATATTCAAGTTGGCGGGGAGTTAACTTTAGACATGTTGGAAGTGAACCATTCAGAGCACAACCGCGTTTGGTTAGCCCCTTTACAAATGCTAGCTAATAATGGGTTGTTGATTATTGATGATTTAGGACGACAAAAAGTTTCGGTCGACGCGCTACTGAATCGATGGATAGTACCGATGGAATATTCTGTCGATCATTTGGTATTACCTAGCGGCCAACAAATCACTATTCCTTTTGTGCTCACAATGGCTTTTTCGACTAACCTTAATCCTATGGAGATAGCGGATCCCGCTTTTTTAAGAAGACTAGGCTATAAAGTGGAGTTTCAGCCGCTGTTAGAGGACGATTATGTTGATTTGGTGGAGACTATGTTTAATAAAAATAATATGCAGTCATCACCTTCTGCATTGAAATACCTACTGTTTCTACATAATCATTTTAAAGTGCCGTTTTATCCATGTATTCCCAAGGATATTATTGGGATTTGTAGAGATATTATTAGTTTTGAGGAGAGAGAAAATATCATAACTAATAATGTGTTGGATGCTGCTTGGCGGCTTTATTTTACTTCCGATGGAGTGGGAGAAATAAATCATGAATAAATCACAGGTTTTTATGTTGATGCTAGTGTCAATTGTTATTGGCCTGGCAGCGGTTTTTTTCGCGAAAAAGTGGATGGATGATCAGGTCCAACCCGAAGTCGTGCAAGAGGTCGTTGAACGAGAGCCAGTGGTATTCGTTGAACAAGATTTACTCGCGGGTACTGTAGTCGAAGGCAAACATGTGTCAGTTAAGTTGCTGGAAAAAGAGTGGAAAAATGAAGAGACCCACTTTGGAAATGTAGATGACGTCATAGGCAAAGTAACCAAAGCCAAGCTGTATCAGGGCGAAGTTGTCCACCGAGAGCGGGTAGCATTACCTGGAGAAGGGTCCACGCTAGCAGCTGTCATTGGTGAGGATAAGCGAGCAGTAACGATTAGGGTTAATGATGTTATTGGTGTGGCAGGTTTCCTATTGCCTGGCAACAAAGTTGACATCATCAACACGCGTAAAATTTCCAAGACCAAAGCGCGCTCCACCACTGTACTTAAAAACATCAAGGTGCTTGCTGTAGACCAAACAGCACGAACCAATGACAACAAGCCGGTCATTGTGAGAGCCGTGACTCTTGAAGTGACACCGAAAGAAGCCGAAAAGCTGATGACGGCGCAAAGCGAAGGAGAAGTTCAACTCGCGCTGCGAAATCCACTGCAAAAAGATCTGCCTGTCGCGAAAACAAGATACGTTGCGCCACCTAGCGTGACTATCATTAAAGGTACCGAGTCTTCAAACATCAGAGTTAGGGATTAAGGGGTCGTTATGAAAAGGATTTTAATGCTGCTTTCCTGTGCGAGTTTGTATTTTTGTGTAGGTCTTTATTCCAATGTTTATGCAGCAACTCAGAGTGGGAAAGTGGTCAAGGTGCCACACCATAAATCAACCAACGTCATTTTAGCGGGTAAGGCAAAACGCGTGTCGCTTGGAGACCCTGAAGTGTTAGATATTGTGATGCTGCGTTCTAACGAAGTCTTTTTGATCGGCAAGCGTTTAGGGGCAACTAACTTAATGGCTTGGGATAGCCGTGGCAGATTGATTGAGTCAATCAACATTGAGGTGACTCACGATTTAAATGGCGTGAAATCGAAACTGTTCGAATTCCTACCTAATGAAACTATTGAAGTGCACAGTTCGCAAGACAAGCTGGTGTTAAGTGGCCAAGTTAGTAGCCAATCAGTGATGAACATGGCGGTCAAAATCGCCGAAACTTTCACTGCTGGTGAAGTAGCGGATGATAAAACGTCGTCTGAAGATGAAGTGGTCGACAACACTAGCGTTATCAATTTGATGTCAATTGGTGGTGCGCAACAGGTGATGCTTGAGGTGACGGTAGCAGAAGTGCAAAGAAGCTTAGTAAGACGCTTCGATTCTGATTTTCATTTCTTTAATCAAAACGGCAATTTTGGTTGGGGCGCAACCAGTGGAGGCGCAATTATCGATGATGTAGGTGGTGTCGTCGGTCCCGTCTTTAACGCACCAAACATCGATGAAACCGGCTTGCTTGCAACGTTTTTGGATGGCAATACGTTATTCACTCTCGCTTTAGATATTGCTCGCCAGAATGGTGTCGCTAAAGTACTGGCCGAGCCAAACTTAACCGCACTGAGCGGTTCTAAGGCGGAGTTCTTAGCAGGTGGGGAGTTCCCAATTCCTGTACCAGATAGAGATGGTATCGCCATCGCCTATAAAGAGTACGGTGTTGGCCTCAAGTTTGTTCCTACCATTTTATCTGATCAAAAAATCAATTTAGTGCTGTCGGTGGATGTCAGTGAAATCGCGAATTCAGGGTCTCTCACTATTGATCCTATCGAGACGAATGCGACCTACGTGATACCGCCGATTACCAAGCGCACAGCAGCTTCAACGCTTGAGCTTGCTGATGGCCAAACGATAGGTATTGCTGGTTTACTCAGTGAAAACGTACGAGACATATCCAGTAAGCTGCCAGGAGTGGGTGACATCCCAGTGTTGGGGCAACTGTTCAATAGCCAAGAGTTCGTGTCTGGTGAAACTGAGTTGGTGATTTTAGTGACGCCGAGATTGGCGCAACCAGTAGACCGAAGCAAAATTCTGTTGCCAACCGATGCATTTGTAAAACCCAATGATCTGGAATATTACCTGCTGGGTCAAAGCTCCTACATAGCAGATATGGAAGATGCATCCAAAGCATACGAACCCACTTCGGCGACCGCTATACCCGCCACAAGTGGTGGTTCGGAAGGCTCATTTGGTCATGATTTATAAGGATTTAACATGAATAGATATACTCTATTAGTTGGTGTGCTTGGTGTCATGCTAATTGGTTGCGCCAACGATAAGCCGCTTGGATACTCTGTGGCTAAATTGAAACATGAACAAACATACGATCATGAGGCCACCGCAAAAAATTTGGGTGTGGTGCCTGATGGTACTGGGGCTCGCATGCAGGCTGCTTATGATGATTACACTGGGCAATCTGCATACGACGGTAAGGCAGAGAAAGTGATGGGAAGAAACCTCGCCATACAAAATCGGAGTGGTTCAAGCCGAAATTAAGGCTGGGAGGCAGTTATGTTATGCAATACAAGTACTAGGATCGCGAGACAGTCGGGTATAACGACGATCTTGATAACCATGATACTCGCGGTCTTTTTGTTTTTTACTGCGTTGGCAGTGGATGTCAACCATGCATTGCTTAACAAAACTCGGCTGCAAAATGGTGTGGATGCAGCGGCATTAGCTGCTGCTGTAAAAGTAAGTGCTGGAGAAACCGATACGGTGGCAGAGGCAACGGCTATCTCAACGATTAGTGCGATGTTTGCTGCGGAGGGAAATACGGAAGTAGTGATACCAGCAGAATCCATCACAATCACGTTTTCTAATGACCCGCAGGATTTCTCAAGTAGTTACGACAGTAGTGGTGATACTTATGTTCGTGTTTCCGTTACCGACGTTCCCTTAACATCGTATTTTCTAGGTTACTTTGGAGTCGATAAAGAGTCCGGCGCTGCCGCGGTAGCAGGACCAAGCTCAACGCTTATTTATGCTTGCAATGTCGTGCCGATGGCGGTTTGTGCGGATACGTCCAGTGGGCCCAATGACTTTTTAGGATATAACTTCCAACAGGTCTACGAACTGAAAGTAGCGGATCAGAACTCCACAGAAATGGGGCCAGGTAACTTCCAATTACTTGATTTTGGCTCTGGTGCATCGACTGTGCGGAGTGCGTTGGCCGGTGGCTATGATCAATGTATTGATATAACGAACTCAGCACAAACCAAGCCGGGCGCATCAGTAGGTCCGGTTGGACAAGGACTAAATACTAGGTTTGGGGTCTATTCTGGTGGTGGTACGTCTCCAGAAGAGTATCCACCTGATGTGTATGTCCAAGAACCTGGTACACCCGCAACCACCGATGCTGATGGTAACGTGGTGTACGACAACTCTTTTCTATATGCCGACTACGAAGTGGGCTCTGCTGGCTGTGATGGAACGGCATCTGGGAGCTGCACCGCCGGAGAAGCGGGACGAAGAATCCTCCCTGTGCCTATGGTGGACTGTACAGGCGCTAGTGGTGGTACGGACACCTTGCCGATTACAGCGATTGGCTGCTTTTTCTTGATTCAGCAGGCACCAGATAACAATGGTGCAAAACAAGGTGTATATGGAGAGTTTTTAGAGGACTGCACGGTGACTAATGGTTCAACTGGAACCACCCCAAGTGCAGAAGGTATCTTCAAAATTCAGCTCTATAAAGATCCATTGAGCGGGGAGGCTTGATATGCGCCATTTAATTCGTAAGTCCAAGCAGAGAGGACTGGCCGCGATCGAGTTTGTCATGATGACACCGTTGCTTATTGTGTTCATGACCATATGCCTTGAGCTAGGCAATTTGCTTGTTGAATATCAAGCCCTCAACAAAGCGGTTCGTAATGGCGCTCGCTATGCCGTGACAGCCATCTACGGCACAGCGACAACAAACCAAATTGCGCCGACGACAGAGATCCAG harbors:
- a CDS encoding type II and III secretion system protein family protein is translated as MKRILMLLSCASLYFCVGLYSNVYAATQSGKVVKVPHHKSTNVILAGKAKRVSLGDPEVLDIVMLRSNEVFLIGKRLGATNLMAWDSRGRLIESINIEVTHDLNGVKSKLFEFLPNETIEVHSSQDKLVLSGQVSSQSVMNMAVKIAETFTAGEVADDKTSSEDEVVDNTSVINLMSIGGAQQVMLEVTVAEVQRSLVRRFDSDFHFFNQNGNFGWGATSGGAIIDDVGGVVGPVFNAPNIDETGLLATFLDGNTLFTLALDIARQNGVAKVLAEPNLTALSGSKAEFLAGGEFPIPVPDRDGIAIAYKEYGVGLKFVPTILSDQKINLVLSVDVSEIANSGSLTIDPIETNATYVIPPITKRTAASTLELADGQTIGIAGLLSENVRDISSKLPGVGDIPVLGQLFNSQEFVSGETELVILVTPRLAQPVDRSKILLPTDAFVKPNDLEYYLLGQSSYIADMEDASKAYEPTSATAIPATSGGSEGSFGHDL
- the cpaB gene encoding Flp pilus assembly protein CpaB, which produces MNKSQVFMLMLVSIVIGLAAVFFAKKWMDDQVQPEVVQEVVEREPVVFVEQDLLAGTVVEGKHVSVKLLEKEWKNEETHFGNVDDVIGKVTKAKLYQGEVVHRERVALPGEGSTLAAVIGEDKRAVTIRVNDVIGVAGFLLPGNKVDIINTRKISKTKARSTTVLKNIKVLAVDQTARTNDNKPVIVRAVTLEVTPKEAEKLMTAQSEGEVQLALRNPLQKDLPVAKTRYVAPPSVTIIKGTESSNIRVRD
- a CDS encoding A24 family peptidase, translating into MNLAIWTLLFLIVVYDLREQKIPNKLIVLLALIVFLSLLSNEGFGTEQALSSIGGAAFALAIGLVLYGLGVFAAGDVKLIAVLSMWLGYSNVGNFYISSVFCGGVISIFFLLERLSQSNTTFRESINSYITSNVYGRIQRSKTVNPIVIKVPFAPAIVSGLIVLPYFS
- a CDS encoding helix-turn-helix domain-containing protein translates to MVYWLGKSSLFLPENVRRLVTENYSPNDIGDDVSYLTEAHVKYAFLYLDSNVDETLFIRSVRICKNLGRALVVVHHTGTPDSFIDDNMVFAHIPVDAKNVTKAFASLDVKLRAYGLNTVSDAPSRRTVDTEADQPLDNMSDKEQLVSKMLTYIDDNLVKNLKEKDVAEHCNLSVTYFSKTFHRHLGVNFRDYVINKKLSLAKDLLKQDMRCQVSVVAYQCGFNDVSYFSRMFKKRVGMSPGTYRNFGGKIEVPIGKSKQP
- a CDS encoding Flp family type IVb pilin; amino-acid sequence: MSSLKTFITRFIKEEDGLSVVEYVLGGALIILALGGSGAWDALATAVSNTIGDAESGGA
- a CDS encoding AAA family ATPase encodes the protein MNAFTSATNRPQLTAQIDPPVVPTSLSDTNVPVAVLENLLLKHLAHEVKADIVHLSEKMALATQLVDDLMLTLRKRSLIEVYQKHSVSSTVNSKQHVLYGLSNSGLQEADIAFLKDAYVGPAPVSLEDYEYVVSCQDIRRRNINREQVEHALKDVHGSDSLVPFLGPAINSGRAILLYGHSGTGKSFVAAQLLNAFDTSVYVPYAVYTSGNIIKVFSGHHHTRVDNNSAARTVLLEQQYDRRWALCERPNIQVGGELTLDMLEVNHSEHNRVWLAPLQMLANNGLLIIDDLGRQKVSVDALLNRWIVPMEYSVDHLVLPSGQQITIPFVLTMAFSTNLNPMEIADPAFLRRLGYKVEFQPLLEDDYVDLVETMFNKNNMQSSPSALKYLLFLHNHFKVPFYPCIPKDIIGICRDIISFEERENIITNNVLDAAWRLYFTSDGVGEINHE
- a CDS encoding TadE/TadG family type IV pilus assembly protein; protein product: MRHLIRKSKQRGLAAIEFVMMTPLLIVFMTICLELGNLLVEYQALNKAVRNGARYAVTAIYGTATTNQIAPTTEIQNVVVYGANVDSGTAVLDGLTTENVSVSLSDELVTVTATFDYVPTFATLPFLGNDMSINFSASAVMEAGL
- a CDS encoding pilus assembly protein TadG-related protein; translated protein: MLCNTSTRIARQSGITTILITMILAVFLFFTALAVDVNHALLNKTRLQNGVDAAALAAAVKVSAGETDTVAEATAISTISAMFAAEGNTEVVIPAESITITFSNDPQDFSSSYDSSGDTYVRVSVTDVPLTSYFLGYFGVDKESGAAAVAGPSSTLIYACNVVPMAVCADTSSGPNDFLGYNFQQVYELKVADQNSTEMGPGNFQLLDFGSGASTVRSALAGGYDQCIDITNSAQTKPGASVGPVGQGLNTRFGVYSGGGTSPEEYPPDVYVQEPGTPATTDADGNVVYDNSFLYADYEVGSAGCDGTASGSCTAGEAGRRILPVPMVDCTGASGGTDTLPITAIGCFFLIQQAPDNNGAKQGVYGEFLEDCTVTNGSTGTTPSAEGIFKIQLYKDPLSGEA